A single region of the Candidatus Protochlamydia amoebophila UWE25 genome encodes:
- a CDS encoding UTP--glucose-1-phosphate uridylyltransferase — MLAKKANDPLLKFWTLLSKQEQQNLTLQIKQINRTLLDQQIALINPSKSVDSFIEPFKDYAFAGNEKLQLKGKQLLQNGKMGCIVLAGGQGTRLCFEGPKGLFPVSVIKHKSLFQLLAEKTVAASKQVNFPLSLAIMTSPKNDQATKQFFVENDYWGLSKGQISFFCQSTLPLLNAEGSLFLETKSRIAEGPNGNGHCLHDFYQSGLYDVWKQRGIEYINIILVDNPLADPFDAELLGFHHQQKAEITIKCTEKHEPQEKVGILVKENHRVKVIEYSELPDQHKNASEANGRLQYCCANLSLFCFSMSFIENTLPNHPFLPLHKAWKAAKFVNEQGVTTLSSHPIAWKFETFIFDWLQYSKKVFALLYPRHHCFAPLKNFQGNDSLESVQKALIYREKEILKSITGLEPSSNLIELAADFYYPTADLLNKWKNRLAKTLYVEP, encoded by the coding sequence ATGCTAGCAAAAAAAGCAAATGATCCTCTTCTAAAATTTTGGACTCTCTTATCAAAACAAGAACAACAAAATTTAACGCTTCAAATAAAACAAATTAATCGCACTCTTCTCGATCAACAAATAGCTTTAATTAACCCATCTAAATCAGTTGATTCTTTTATTGAACCATTTAAAGATTATGCGTTTGCAGGAAATGAAAAGCTGCAATTAAAAGGTAAGCAACTCCTTCAAAACGGAAAGATGGGGTGTATTGTTCTCGCAGGTGGGCAAGGAACCAGGCTTTGTTTTGAAGGCCCTAAAGGACTTTTTCCTGTTTCTGTTATTAAGCATAAGTCATTATTTCAACTTTTAGCAGAAAAAACTGTTGCCGCGAGTAAACAAGTTAACTTTCCTTTATCTCTCGCCATTATGACTTCACCAAAAAATGATCAAGCAACTAAACAGTTTTTTGTTGAAAATGACTATTGGGGTTTATCTAAAGGTCAAATTTCATTTTTTTGCCAAAGTACCCTCCCTTTGCTAAATGCAGAAGGGTCTCTATTTTTAGAAACCAAAAGCCGTATAGCCGAAGGGCCTAATGGCAATGGGCATTGTCTACATGATTTTTATCAATCGGGCTTATACGACGTATGGAAACAACGGGGTATTGAATACATTAATATTATCTTAGTGGATAATCCATTGGCAGATCCATTTGATGCAGAATTACTTGGTTTCCATCATCAACAAAAAGCTGAAATTACTATTAAATGTACTGAAAAGCACGAACCTCAAGAAAAAGTCGGAATTCTTGTTAAAGAAAATCACCGAGTAAAAGTGATTGAATATTCTGAATTACCTGATCAGCATAAAAATGCTAGCGAAGCTAACGGTCGTCTTCAATACTGTTGTGCAAATTTAAGCTTATTTTGTTTTTCCATGTCTTTTATTGAAAATACGCTCCCAAATCACCCCTTTTTGCCTCTACATAAAGCTTGGAAAGCAGCAAAATTTGTGAACGAGCAAGGAGTTACTACACTGTCTTCCCATCCCATCGCTTGGAAATTTGAAACTTTCATTTTTGATTGGTTACAATATTCTAAAAAAGTTTTCGCTTTATTATATCCACGTCACCACTGTTTTGCTCCTTTAAAAAACTTTCAAGGAAATGACTCATTAGAATCTGTTCAAAAAGCACTTATCTATCGTGAAAAAGAAATTTTAAAGTCGATTACGGGTTTAGAACCTTCTTCAAACTTAATAGAATTAGCAGCTGATTTTTACTATCCGACAGCAGATTTATTAAATAAATGGAAAAATCGTTTAGCAAAAACCTTGTATGTAGAACCTTAA
- a CDS encoding ABC transporter ATP-binding protein has translation MTEVELTLAEIIIDNVSKTFKAKSGNVQALERVSLSVNVGEFVCLVGPSGCGKSTLLNLIAGLEFPDQGKIYCEGKEITGPGSDRLVMFQESALFPWLNVIDNVLFGLKLKPGLTAKERKELAHSYLKLVGLDKFAYAHTHELSGGMKQRVALARSLAPDPHILLMDEPFAALDAFTREQLYEDIQRIWEQQKKTIVFVTHNVAEAVCLGDKLFLFSSHPGRIQQEFFIRLPRSRDIRSIEVAQFASEITHILKNQMPLIERI, from the coding sequence ATGACAGAAGTTGAACTCACCCTTGCAGAAATCATTATCGATAATGTTAGTAAAACATTTAAAGCGAAATCGGGAAATGTGCAAGCTCTTGAGCGTGTTTCATTAAGCGTAAATGTTGGAGAATTTGTCTGTTTAGTAGGGCCTTCAGGTTGCGGTAAAAGTACGTTATTAAATTTAATTGCAGGATTAGAATTTCCTGATCAAGGCAAGATTTATTGCGAAGGTAAAGAAATTACCGGACCTGGGAGTGATCGATTAGTGATGTTTCAAGAGTCAGCTCTTTTTCCGTGGTTAAATGTGATTGACAATGTTTTATTTGGATTAAAATTAAAGCCCGGACTGACAGCAAAAGAAAGAAAAGAATTGGCTCATAGTTATTTAAAATTGGTTGGCCTAGATAAGTTTGCTTACGCACACACACATGAATTATCAGGAGGAATGAAACAACGCGTTGCTTTAGCACGTTCTTTAGCTCCAGATCCCCATATCCTTTTAATGGATGAGCCTTTTGCTGCTTTAGACGCATTTACAAGGGAACAACTTTACGAAGATATCCAAAGAATTTGGGAACAACAAAAGAAAACAATTGTTTTTGTTACACACAACGTTGCGGAGGCGGTTTGTCTAGGGGATAAGTTATTTTTATTTTCTTCCCATCCAGGACGTATTCAACAAGAATTTTTTATTCGATTACCACGTTCTAGAGATATTCGAAGTATAGAAGTAGCCCAATTTGCTAGTGAAATTACGCATATATTAAAAAATCAAATGCCTTTAATAGAAAGAATATGA
- a CDS encoding ABC transporter permease — protein sequence MNLQRIFHASLFFLTLTVLWQLLVYAEIWSPVLVPSPLQVLHYLISSLQDGTLISASYVTLKRLIQGYLVGLLVGIPIGLLNARFQLFEDTIGFLALGLQTLPSVCWAPLAILWFGQTEKAMFFIVIMGSIWSIALATDAGVKNVPPLYVRAARTLGSQGFHTWFKVIVPAALPFIISGMKQGWAFAWRSLMAAEIYITILTGFGLGNLLHYGRELHAMDAVIGVMFVIIAVGLLVDKVVFSPLEVFMHEKWGTHTKR from the coding sequence ATGAATTTACAAAGAATCTTTCATGCTAGTTTATTTTTTTTAACTTTAACTGTCCTATGGCAATTACTCGTTTACGCTGAAATTTGGTCACCTGTTTTAGTTCCTTCGCCTCTTCAAGTACTGCACTATTTAATTAGTTCCTTACAAGATGGCACATTAATTTCAGCGAGCTATGTTACTTTAAAAAGACTTATTCAAGGATACCTTGTCGGATTATTAGTGGGAATTCCTATAGGGCTGTTAAATGCTCGTTTTCAACTATTTGAAGATACAATTGGTTTTTTAGCACTTGGCTTGCAAACGCTTCCCAGCGTTTGTTGGGCACCTTTAGCCATATTGTGGTTTGGCCAAACAGAAAAAGCGATGTTTTTTATTGTTATTATGGGATCTATATGGTCTATCGCTTTAGCAACTGATGCAGGGGTTAAAAATGTTCCTCCTCTTTATGTCAGAGCGGCACGCACATTAGGATCTCAAGGCTTTCACACTTGGTTTAAAGTAATTGTGCCCGCAGCGTTGCCATTTATTATTAGCGGAATGAAGCAGGGATGGGCTTTTGCTTGGCGATCCTTAATGGCTGCAGAAATTTATATTACCATTTTAACAGGTTTTGGATTGGGTAATTTATTGCACTATGGCCGAGAGCTTCACGCTATGGATGCAGTCATTGGAGTGATGTTTGTAATTATTGCTGTTGGCTTACTTGTTGATAAAGTGGTATTTTCCCCTTTAGAAGTTTTCATGCATGAAAAATGGGGAACGCATACTAAGCGTTAA